The Sandaracinus amylolyticus genomic interval GTTCGATCGCGGCCTCGAGGTGCGCCTCGTCGGAGGCATCGCGCAGCGCCTCGACGATCACGAGCGCATCGTGGGCGATCTCGCGCTCGCGGGGCCGATCGGGTTCCTCGCGGTGGTGCTGCTGATCGTCGGCACGCTGCGCTCGCCGCGCGCGCTCGCGCTGCTCGCGCTGCCGCTCTTCGTCGGGCTCGTGTGGACGTTCGCGTTCGCGCGCGTCTCGGTGGGAAGCCTCAACATCATCAGCGGCTTCCTGTTCTCGATCCTCTCGGGGCTGGGGATCGAGTACGGCATCCATCTCCACCACCGCTTCGTCGAGATGCGGCGCGAGGGGCTCACGCTCGAGCAGGCGACCGAGCGTTTGCTCGGCACGACCGGTCGCGCGCTCGTCGCGATCGGGATCACGAACGCGAGCGTGTTCCTGGTGAGCGCGCTCGCCGACTTCTCGGGGTTCAACGAGTTCGGGCGCATCGCCGCGGCGGGCATGATCCTCACGCTGATCGCCACCCTGCTCGGGTTCCCCGCGCTCAACGTGATCTCGGAGCGCTGGCGGCCCACGCCGATCCCGCCCGAGGACCAGCGCGAGGTGCGCGCGATCGTCGTTCCGCGCGCGGTGCGCCGCGGGATCCTCGCGGCGGTGCCCGCGTTCGCGATCGGATCGCTGATCGTGATCGCGACCGGCGGCGTCCGCTTCGAGGGCAACTGGCGCGTGCTGCAGGGCGACAGCGAGACGACGCGCTTCGACGAGTACGTGCGCGAGCAGCTCGAGGGCACGTTCACCAACGCGGTGATCTGGGTGCGCGATCGCCGCGAGGCCGCGGTCGTGGTGGAGGCGGTGCGCGAGCTCGGGGCGGCGCGCCCTGCGGATCGCTGGGACGTGGCGGAGATCCGCGGGCTCGACGACGTGGTGCCGCCCGCCGAGGCACAACGCACGCGCGCCGCGCTCGCCGCGGAGCTGCGCGTGCAGCTCGAGCGAGTGCGCCCGGAGCGCCTCGACGAGCGCGGTCGCGAGCGGCTCGCCGAGGCGCTGCGGCTCACGCACGTCGAGCCCTTCGGCGTCGACGACGTGCCCGAGTCGTTCGTGCGCGCGTTCCGCACCATCGGCGACGACGGAACGCTGCTCGTGGTCCGCACCGCGCGGACCTACCGCGAGACCGACGAGATCGTGGGCTGGGCCGAGCAGGTGCGCGCGATCTCGGACGAGCTCGCGCGGCGCGGGCTCACGGTGTCGATCCTCAGCGAGAACTGGATCGCGGGGGAGATCTTCACGACGATCTTCGCGGACGGGCCCTTCCTGCTGATCGGCACGCTGCTCGTCGTGTTCGTCGTGCTGCTGTTCGATCTGCGCGGCTTCCGCGCGGCGGCGGTCGTGCTCGGGTCGGTGCTGATCGGGCTCGCGGGGCTCGGCGGCGCGATGGCGCTCTCGGGCGTCGACCTGAACTTCATGAACGCCGGGATCCTGCCGATCTGCGTGGGGATCAGCCTCGACAACGCGCTGCACATCTACCACCGCTATCGCGCCGAGGGACGCGACGCGATCCCGGTCGTGCTGCGCCGTACCTCGAGCGCGAACCTGCTCTCGTCGATGACGAACCTCGTCGGGTTCGGCGCGCTCGCGCTGGCGCGTCACGAGGGGCTGCGCTCGGTCGCGTTCCTCGCGGTGCTCGGCGTGGCGCTCACGTACGTGTCGACGAGCGTGTTCTTCCCGCTCGCGCTGCAGGCGTTCGGACGCATCGATCGCCCGTCGGGCGAGCCGCTCGTCGACTGATCGCGACATCGCGCCTCGCGCGGGCTGCGCGCGTGGGACGGGCGGCGCCGCGCGGCCGCGATCCACGTCGCGCACGCTGGTGCGAAGGGCCGCGCACGGGCGCAGTCGCGCACGGTATGTCCGTTGCTGAGCACGTGGCGCATGTCGCTCGTGCACCTGCTGTTCGGACGACGGCTCGCCACCGAAGAAGACGAGGGTGAGCGCGTCGGTCCGATCGCCGGCGTGCCGATCCTCGGGCTCGACGCGCTCGCGTCCGCGTCGTACGGCCCCGAGGCGCTGCTCACGGTGCTGATCGGGCTGGGCACGCTCGCGACGCAGTACGTGCCGTGGATCACGCTGCTGATCGTCGGGCTGCTCGGGATCCTCTACGTCTCGTATCGCCAGACGATCGCGGCCTATCCGAGCGGCGGGGGCGCGTACAGCGTCGCGAAGGAGAACATGGGGACGAACGCGTCGCTGCTCGCCGCGGCGGCGCTCGCGATCGACTACGTGCTCAACGTCGCGGTCGCGGTGTCGGCCGGCATCGGCGCCTTGGTCTCGGCGGTCCCGACGCTGCTGTCGTACACGGTCGAGCTCTGCCTGGGCGTCGTCGCGCTCCTCACGATCGTGAACCTGCGCGGCGTGCGCGCGTCGGGCGCGGCGTTCGCGATCCCGACGTACGTGTTCGTGGCATCGCTCTTCGCGGTGATCGCGATCGGCGTGGCGCGCACGGTCGCATCGGGTGGCGCTCCCGTGCCGGTCGATCCGCCGCACCTCGCCACTCCGCACGCGACGACGTCGCTCGTGTCGCTCTGGCTCCTGGTGCACGCGTTCTCGAGCGGCTGCACCGCGATGACCGGCGTCGAAGCGGTGAGCAACGGCGTGCCGATCTTCCACCCGCCCGCGTGGGTGGGCGCCCGGCGCACGCTCACGCTGATCGTCGGGATCCTCGTCGTGCTCCTGCTCGGCGTCGCGTTCCTCTCGCGCGCGTACGGGATCACGGCGACCCCGCCCGGCACCGCACAGTACGAGAGCGTGCTCTCGCAGATGGTCGCCGCGGTCGTGGGGCGCGGGCCCTTCTACTACGTCGCGATCGGGAGCGTGGTCGCGGTGCTGTGTCTCTCGGCGAACACGAGCTTCGCGGACTTCCCGCGCCTGTGCCGCATCATCGCGGTCGATCGTTTCCTGCCGGAGATGTTCGTGCATCGCGGGCGGCGGCTCGCGTACTCGTTCGGCATCCTCGCGCTCGCGACGACGTCCGCCGTGCTGCTCGTGGTCTTCGAGGGGATCACCGATCACTTGATCCCGCTCTTCGCGATCGGCGCGTTCCTCGCGTTCACGACGTCGCAAGCGGCGATGGTCGCGCACTGGTGGCGGGTGCGCGGTCCTTCGTGGTGGAGGCACCTCGCGGTCAACGCGCTCGGCGCGGTCGCGACGGCCACGACGCTGATCGTGATCGCGATCTCGAAGCTCGAGGACGGCGCGTGGATCAGCGTGGTGCTCGTCGCGGGATCGATCCTGCTCTTCAAGCGCGTGCGCGCGCACTACGACTTCGTCGCGCACGCGACCGCAGCGCGCGACGTGACGCTCGACTTCCGCAAGAGCGAGCCTCCGATCGTCGTCGTGCCGATGCTGCGCTGGGATGCGGTCACCGTGAAGGCGCTGCGCTTCGCGATCGGTTTCTCGCCCGAGGTGATGGCCGTGCAGGTGCTCACCGGCGATCGCGACGCCGACGACCTCACGTCGCGATGGCGTCACCTCGTCGTCGAGCCGGCGGACCGGCTCGGCGTGCCGGCACCGCGGCTCGTCGTGATCCACTCGCGCTATCGCGAGCTGCTGCGCACGCTCGTGCGCTTCGTGCGGCACGTCTCGTCGCGGCACCCGGATCGCGAGATCGCAGTCGTGGTGCCGCAGCTCGTCGAGCCGCGCTGGTACCAGTGGCTGCTCCACACACCGATCGCGTCGCTGCTCAAGACGGCGCTCCTGCTGCGCGGCGGACCGCAGATCGTCGTGATCAACACCCCCTGGTACCTCGACGCGTGGATCCCCGAGCAGCGCCGGCTCGCGGCGCCCCCGATGCGAGGGGGCCTCGGCGACGCTGCGCCCACGTGATTCGCGCCGCCGCGCCCACGGCGCGCGCGGTACGCTGCGCGCGTGCCCATGCTCCCGCTCGCTCGTGAGATCGACACGCCCGCCGCGCGCGCGGCGATCGACGCGTTCGCCGCGGCGGGAGGAGACGCGTCGCACGAGGGCGCGCGCGCGCTGGTCGGGGTGCTCGGCGAGCACGCGCCCGCGCTCCTGCCGCTCGCGCTCGGCGATCCGACGCTGCCCGGCGACGTGCTGCGGATCGGGCTCGCGCGGCGCGCGCGCGTCGCCGCGCTGATCCGGCAGTTCGGCGCGGCGACGCAGGGCATGGAGGACGGGCCCGAGCTGCGGCGCGCGATGCGCCGGCTGCGGCACCGTCACATCGTGCGCATCGCGCTGCAGGAGATCCTGCGGCTCGCGGACATCGACTCGACGAGCGCGGAGATGGCGGCCCTCGCGGCGGCCGCGTGCGACAGCGCGCTCGAGGCGGCGAAGCGCACCGTCGAGAAGCGCTTCGGCGTGCCGGTCGGCGAAGGTGGCGCGCCGATCGGCCTCACGTGCCTCGGCATGGGCAAGCTCGGCGGCTGGGAGCTCAACCTCGGCAGCGACGTCGATCTCTGCTTCTTCTACGAGACCGACGACGGCGAGGTGCCGGGCGACGCGATCTCGGTGCACGAGCACCACGCGCGCACGACGGCGCGCTGCGTCGCCGCGATCTCCGACGTGACCGAGGACGGGTTCTGCTTCCGCGTCGATCTGCGGCTGCGCCCCGAGGGCACGCGCGGCCCGCTGGTGAACTCGCTCGCGAGCGCGGAGCGCTACTACGAGAGCTGGGGGCGGACCTGGGAGCGCGCGGCGCTGCTGCGCGCGCGGCCGATCGCGGGGGATCGCGCGCTGGGGCGCCGACTGCTCGATGCGCTGCGTCCGTTCGTGTTCCGTCGCACCGTCGATCCCGGGATCGCGCGCGAGATGGCGCAGATGCTCGAGCGCTCGCGTCGCGAGCTCGCGGTCGACGAGGCGCGCGACGTGAAGCTCGGGCGCGGCGGCATCCGCGAGGCCGAGTTCTTCGTGCAGACGCTGCAGCTCGTGTGGGGCGGGCGGAACCCGCAGCTCCAGGTGCCGGGCACGATCCAGGCGCTCACGCGGCTCGAGGCCGCCGGGTTGGTGCGCGAGCGCGAGGCGCGCGCGCTCGCGGCGGCATGGGCGCGGCTGCGCCGCATCGAGCACCGCATCCACGCGTGGTCGGGCTACCAGACGCACCAGCTGCCGCCCGAAGGCGCCGAGCGCGCGCGCTTCGCACGCTCGCTGGGCTACGACGACGATCACGCGCTCGAGCGCGTGATGCGCGAGGATCGCGCGCGCATCGCCGAGCTCTTCGACTCGCTGATGCCCGAGGGCACGAGCGGCCGGCGCGAGCGCACGGCGCGCGAGGAGCAGCTCGAGGCGCTCTGTGATCGCATCGCGTCGGGGGCCGACGTCGACACCGTCGCGGAGCTCGTCGCGCCGCTGCTCCCGGTGGGCGATCCCCACGAGGCCGCGGAGCACCTCTGTCGCCTCGCCCGGCGCGCCGACGCACCGCTCGGCCCGGTGATGCGCGAGACCGATCCCGAGCTCGGCCCGCGCCTGCTCGAGGAGGTCTCGAGCGTCGCCGATCCGATGGCGAGCCTGCGCCACCTCGCGGAGTTCTTCGCGCGCCTGCGCGGGCTGTCGCACGAGCGGAGGCTCTTCGAAGATCCGCTGCTGCTCCGGCGCCTCGTCGCGCTCTTCGGCACGTCGGTCACGCTCTCGAGCGGGCTCATCGGGCACCCGGAGGAGCTCGATCTCCTCCTCGCGCCGGGTGTCGTCGACGCGCGCGAGGTCGACGCGCTGCACGCCGAGGTCGACGCGCTGATCGCGCGCGACGACGAGGTCGACGCGGAGGCCGTGGTCGCGGCGATGCGGCGCGCCAAGCGCGGCGCGACGCTGCGCGCGGGGCTCGCGCTCGCGGCCGGCGAGCTCGCGCTCGACGACTGCATGCGCGTGCTGACGCTCACCGCGGAGCGACAGATCCGCGCCGCGGTCGCGCTCGCGACGCGCGAGTCGATCGCGCGCTTCGGACCGCCGGCGATCGGCGCGAACGGCGAGCGCGCATCGCTCGTCGTGGTCGCGATGGGGAAGCTCGGCGCGCGCGAGCTCGGCTTCGGCGGCGACCTCGATCTGATCTTCCTCTACGACGAGGACGGCGACACCGAAGGCGCGCGCTCGATCGGCCACGCCGAGCTCTTCTCGCGCATCGCGCAGCGCACCGTCCGCGTGCTCTCGCAGCCCGACGGCGAGGGCCCCGGCTACGCGACCGACACCCGCCTCCGCCCCAGCGGCGCGCAAGGCACGCTCGTCGTCTCGCTCGCGTCGTTCGATCGCTACCACCACGAGAACGCGGCGCCGTGGGAGCGACAGGCGCTGCTCCGCGCGCGCCCGATCGCGGGCGAGCCCGCGCTCTGCGAGGCCGTCCGCGCGCGCATCGCCGCGATCACGGTCGGCGGCGAGCCGCCTCCGCCGCCCGAAGCGCTCGCGGAGATGCGCGCGCGCATCCAGACCGAGCTTGCTGGCGAGAGCCGCGATCGATACCATCCCAAGCTCGGCTTCGGGGGTCTGGTGGACGTCGAGTTCCTCGCCCAATGGCTTCAGATGGAGCAGCGACTCCGGACGGAGCCCGAGGCGGTCCCCACCACGCCGGGCCTCGTCGCCGCGCTCGCGAGCGCGGGGCGCATCTCGCGCGCCGACGCGGACGCGCTGATCGAGGGCTTCGCGTTCCTGCGCGCGATCGAGCAGACGCTGAAGCTCCTCGACGAGACGCGCGAGCCCGTCCTGCGACCGGGATCGCGCACCGCGGAGCAGCTCGCGCGACGGCTCGGCATCCGAGAGCGCGACGGGCACGATCCCGCGCGCGTGCTGACCTCGTCGTACCAGCGCACCGTCGAGGAGATCCGCGCCGTGTTCGAGCGCGTCATCGCGCCGGTGCCGGCGCCCTCGCCGTGGTCTGCGGAGGCGAGCGCGTGATCCCGCTCTCCGTGTTCGTCGTGCATCCCGACGCCGCGATCGCGGCGCGCATCGCGAGAGCGGTCGCGGTCGCGGGCCACGCGCCCGTCATGCTCGCGGACGGCGAGCGCGCGATCGACCGCTTCGTGCAGGAGCCGGCCGACGTGGTCGTCGTCGACTTCTTCCTGCCGGGGCGCGACGGCGTGGCGACGATCGAGTCGATCCGCTGGGCGCCCGGCGGCCGCGACGCGCACGTGGTGCTGCTCGGGGAGCGCAACCCCGAGAGCGCGACGCTCTACGAGCTCGGTCGGCGCGTGGGCGCGACCGCGACGCTGCTCGGACCGCTCGACGACGACGCGATCGAGCGCCTCGTCGACGTGCTCGCCCGCCCGCCCGGCGAGAGCACGCGCGTCGCGAGCGCCGACGAGATCGGCGGACAGCTCGAGCGCCTGCTGCTCCCGACCGACGCGTTCGCGCAGCGCCCGACGATCACCGACGCGAAGCGCGAGGACGCGGGCGACACCGACGAGCCGCCCGCCGGCGACGACGCGGCCGCGGCGTGGCCCGTGGTCGAGACCGTGATGGCGAACGCGTCGCGCGCGCCGACGCGCGAGGCGCACCACGACCTCGAGGACGGCGGCTCCGGCGTGCTGCGTCGTCCCACGTCGGGCCGCCTCACGACGCCGCCGCCCGCGATGCGCACCCCGGAGATCACGCCCGCTCGCGAGATCCCGCCCGAGGCGGATGCCGCGCACGCCGGTGCTCGCGAGGTGTTCGCCGATGCCGCCGCGCTCGAAGAAGGCCGTCACGTCGGCGCCGACGCGCGCGCGAGCGAAGAAGGCTCGCAGCGCATCATGGGCACCTTCGAGGAGGCGAGCTTCGCCGCGCTCCTGCGGCGCCTCGCCGATCAGCGCGCGAGCGGCGCGCTCGTGTGCGTCGCCGAGGGGCTGCGGCGCGAGACGACGACGGGCGATCCACCCACGAAGGTCGTCTACTTCCGCGCCGGGGTGCCGACCCACGTGCGCTCGAACCTGCTCGACGAGTGCCTCGGTCAGATCCTCCTGCGCCGCCGCCGCATCGGCGCGGCGACGCTCGAGGAGTCGATCCGCCGCATGCGCCTCGGGCACGGCCTCCAGGGCGAGATCCTGATCGACATGGGCGCGCTCGCGCCGCTCGAGCTCGGCGAGGCGCTCGCCGATCAGGCGCGCGACAAGCTCTTCGACGTGTTCGGCTGGATGCGCGGGACCTATCGGTTCTCGACCAAGCTCGAGCCGCCCGCGGGCTCGGTCGGCATCGAGCTCGGGCTCGCGGAGATCGTCTACGAGGGCGTGTGCGCGGCGATGCCCGCGACGCGCCTCTTCGAGCTTCTCTCGCCGCACCTCGCGCGGTACCTCGTGCCCGATCCGGTCCAGCTCGCGCGCTTCGTGCGCGTGCGCCTCGTGCCCGAAGCGCGGCAGGTGCTCGGGCGCGTCGACGGCAAGCTCACGCTGCGCGAGGTGCTCTCGATGGGCACGCGCCCCGGCGCGGTCGCGCAGCTCGTCTACGCGATGGAGTGCCTCGGCGCGGTGCACTACGCCGAGACGCCCGGGCGCGCGCTGCGCTCGAGCGAGACACGCGGGCTGCCCTCGAGCCGCAGCGTGCCGACGCCGCTCTCCGCCGAGGACGCCACCGGCGACGACGCGATGGAGCAGATCGCCGACGAGGCGACCGAGCCGCCGCACGGCGTCCTGCTCCCGCCCCGGCATGCGGGCGGCGAAGGCGCGGGCGAAGCGTGGGACGACGCGACCTCGCCGGCGCGCGGGCGCGTGGTGCCCGACGCCCGCCCCGGGATGGCGCGCGGTGACGCCTCGGGCATGCTCGCGACGCCCGAGCACGACGAGCGTCGCGAGCCCGCGCCCATCGCCGACGAGGACGACGAGACGGCGCCGCCGACCGGTCTCGACGCGCGCGTCGACGAGCTCTTCGAGGCCGAGCGCCACTTCCGGCGCGGCAACCGCGCGCTCGATCGCGGCAAGGTCGCGGAGGCGCTCGGCGCGTTCTCGAAGGCGTACGAGATCTGTCCGGACCAGGGCGAGTTCCTCGCGTACGTCGGCTGGGCGCGGCACTGCCTCGCGCCGGAGGACCGCCGCTCGAACGACGCCGCGCTCGCCGAGCTCGCGCAGGCGCGCGATCTCTCGCCCGAGCTCCACGTGACGCACCTGCTCCACGCGCGCGTGCTCGCGAGCGCGGGCCGCACTGCCGAGGCGCACGGGGCGTACCTGCGCGTGCTGCAGATCGATCCCGGCTGCGCGGAGGCCCGCGCCGCGATCGACGCGCTCGTGTGAGCGGCGCGCGCTTGAAAGAACGGCGTCGCGGCCGATAGATAGGCGCGATGGTGACGATCGGAACGCGGGTGCTCGCCGGGGACGTGGGCGGCACCAAGACCGCTCTCTCGCTCTGCGAGCGGCACGAGCGGGGCTGGATCGAGGTCGCGACGACCACCTTCCCCAGCGCGGACCACGCCGGGCTCGAGGCCCCGGCGCGAGCGTTCCTCCAGACCGTCGGCGGCGCGCCGATCTCCGCGGCCGCCTTCGGGGTCGCGGGGCCGGTGAAGGACCACCGTGTCTACACCACCAACCTGCCCTGGCTCGTCGACGGGCCCTCGCTCGCCGTCGCGCTGGGCGCGCAGCGCGTCGCGGTGATCAACGACTTCGAGGCGACGGCGCGCGGGCTCCTCGAGCTCGGCCCCGAGCACGTCGCGGTGATCCAGGAGGGCGTCATCGACCCGATGGGCCCGATCGCGCTGCTCGGCGCCGGGACCGGCCTCGGCGAGGCCACCGTGGTGCGCACGCCCGCGGGAGTGCGCGTGCTGCCGAGCGAGGGCGGGCACACCGACTTCGCGCCGCGCGACGAGGTGGAGGACGGGCTCCTGCGCTTCCTGCGCCGCCGCCATCCCGATCACGTCTCGTACGAGCGCGTCGTCTCCGGCATGGGCCTCGCGGCGATCCACGCGTACGTCGTCGAGAGCGGCCTCGCGACGTGCCATCCGTCGACGCTCGCGCGTCTGGTCGACGAAGACCCCGGCGCGGTGATCGGCGAGCTCGGTGCCTCCGGCAGCGACCCCGCATGCGCGCACGCGGTGGCGATGTTCGTGTCGCTCTATGGCGCCGAGGCCGGCAATCTCGCGCTCAAGACGCTCCCGACGGGCGGGCTCTTCGTCGCGGGCGGGATCGCGCCCAAGCTGCTCGGCGCGATCCGCGGCGGCGCGTTCCTCTCGTCGTTCCTCGCGAAGGGACGGATGCGCCCGGTGCTCGAGACGATCCGCATCTCGATCGTCGTCGAGCCGCGCGTCGGGCTGCACGGCGCGCGCGCGCTCGCGGCCTCGCTCGTGGAGTGATCACGCGACGTTCGACACGCTCGGACGCGGCGGGTACCCTCGCGCGTCACCCACCGGAACACGCTTCGATGGACGTCACCTGCGAGCGCTGCGGGACCGAGTACGAGTTCGACGAGACGCTCGTCGCGGCGCGCGGGACCACGGTCAAGTGCACGAACTGCGGGCACCTCTTCAAGGTGTTCCGCCCGGGCGCCGCGGCAGCGTCGAGCGCGCCCGGCGACGCGCGCGTGTGGACCATTCGCCGCGCCGGCGGCGGGCCGAGCGAGAGCATCGCGTCGCTGAAGGAGCTGCAGCGCCGGATCACGCTCGGTCAGCTCACGCCGGACGACGAGATCTCGCGCAGCGGCGAGGGCTGGAAGCGCCTCGGCGACATCGCCGAGCTCCAGACGTTCTTCGCGGCGGCGCACGCCGGCCGCGGCGAGCGTCGCGACGCGACGGGCACCCAGCGCCGCGAGCCGACCGGCGCGAGCGCGACGCGGCGCGAGCCTGCGGGCCGCGAGCCTGCGGGCCGCGAGCCGACCGGCCGCGAGCCGACCGGGCGCGAGCCGACCGGCCGCGAGCCGACCGGCCGCCAGCCCACGGGGCGCGGCGACGATCGCCGGGCGTACGCGCCGACGATGGAGATGGCGGGCCCGGCACCGAGCGCGCCCCCCGCGGGCCGCGGCCAGGGCGCCGGCAAGTCGACGATGCTGGGCATGGGCGGCGCGAGCGCGCCGCCGCCGCGGCCGTCGTCGCAGCCGCTGCCCGCGGTCGACGAGATCAAGGGGCGCACCCTCGAGATGGCGGTGCCCCCGCCCGCCGGCGCACCGACGCCCTCGCAGGCGCCTCGGAGCGGCTCTGCGTCCGCGCCGCGCCCGGTGTCCGACGCCCACGCGACCACGCCCGGCGGCGCGCGCGCGCCCTCGGCGCGACCGCCCGCCCCGCCGCGCGCCGCGCCCCCGACGTCACGCCCGCCCGCGCCCACGCTCGGCGCGACGACGCCGGCGCCCCTGCCGCCTCCGCCGCACGCGCCGGCGAGCCCGTCCACGCCGGCGCCCCGCACGGCGACGCCGACGCCCTCGGGCGAGAAGCGCCCGTCGTTCCGCCCGCTCCACGTCGACGAGGACGACGATCAGCCGGCACGCCCCCGCGCGCGCAGCCGCAGCGGGCTCTGGGTCGCGCTGGTCGTGCTGCTCGCGATCGGCGGCGGCGTGGCGGCGGGATGGGACGGGATCGCGGCGCTGCTCGGCGGCGGCGAGGAGGCCGATCGCGCCGCGCCGTTCGTGGCCGCGGGCGACGAGGCGCTCCGGCTCGATCACGAGGACGCGTACGACGACGCGATCGCGCACTACACGAAGGCGCTCGCGTTCCGCGAGCACGACGCGCGCGCGCTCACCGGTCTGTCGCGCGCCCACGCGCTGATCGCGCAGCAGCACACGTTCGACGCGATCGATCTCGAGGCGCGCGCCGAGGCCGACGCGACGCTGCGCGGCGAGGCCGCGACGCTGAGGCGCGACGCGCGCGAGCACGCCGAGGATGCGCGCGAGCACGCCGAGGCGGCCGCGCGACACGGCGCGGGCGACGCCGACGCCGAGATCGCCCTGAGCGACGCGCTGCGGCTCGCCGGAGACCCGACGCTCTCGCGCTCGCGGCTCGATCGTGCGCGCACGCTGCGCAGCGCGCCGTCGGCCGAGGGCCTGCGCGTCGAGGCGCTGCTGGTCGCCGATCAGGCGGGCGCGATCGCGGCGGCGCGTCCGCTCGCCGAGCGCGCGATCGCGGAGGACCCGGGGCTCGTGCGCGCGCGCCTGCTGCTCGCGCGGGCCCACCTCGCGGCGGGCGACGTGAGCGCGGCGCAGCTCCAGCTGCAAGCCGTGCTCGATCGCGTCCCCGAGCACCCGATCGCCACCGCGATGCGCGCCGCGATCGACGCAGGACGTCCGCCCGCCGCGCCCGTGGTGGCGAGCGCCGACGCCGGCACGCCCGTCGCGGTGGCGCCGCCTCCCACGCCGACGCCTCCGCCGCCGACGACCACGACCAGCACCCCGCCGCCGACCCCGACGGTCGCGTCCCCGCCCACGACGCCGGCCGAGCCCGCGATGCCGCGCGGCTACGACGCGCTGGTGCGCGAGGCCGAGCAGCGCCTCGAGAACGGCGACACGCGGCGCGCCCGCGCGCTCTACGAGCAGGCGCTCCGCGAGCGCGCCGGGCCCGAGGCGAGCGCGGGGCTCGGCTTCGTGATGCTCGCCGAGGGCAACGTCCGCGGCGCGCTGACGCAGCTCGAGACCGCGGCGGATCGCGGGTACGCCGACGCGCTGATCGGC includes:
- a CDS encoding tetratricopeptide repeat protein produces the protein MDVTCERCGTEYEFDETLVAARGTTVKCTNCGHLFKVFRPGAAAASSAPGDARVWTIRRAGGGPSESIASLKELQRRITLGQLTPDDEISRSGEGWKRLGDIAELQTFFAAAHAGRGERRDATGTQRREPTGASATRREPAGREPAGREPTGREPTGREPTGREPTGRQPTGRGDDRRAYAPTMEMAGPAPSAPPAGRGQGAGKSTMLGMGGASAPPPRPSSQPLPAVDEIKGRTLEMAVPPPAGAPTPSQAPRSGSASAPRPVSDAHATTPGGARAPSARPPAPPRAAPPTSRPPAPTLGATTPAPLPPPPHAPASPSTPAPRTATPTPSGEKRPSFRPLHVDEDDDQPARPRARSRSGLWVALVVLLAIGGGVAAGWDGIAALLGGGEEADRAAPFVAAGDEALRLDHEDAYDDAIAHYTKALAFREHDARALTGLSRAHALIAQQHTFDAIDLEARAEADATLRGEAATLRRDAREHAEDAREHAEAAARHGAGDADAEIALSDALRLAGDPTLSRSRLDRARTLRSAPSAEGLRVEALLVADQAGAIAAARPLAERAIAEDPGLVRARLLLARAHLAAGDVSAAQLQLQAVLDRVPEHPIATAMRAAIDAGRPPAAPVVASADAGTPVAVAPPPTPTPPPPTTTTSTPPPTPTVASPPTTPAEPAMPRGYDALVREAEQRLENGDTRRARALYEQALRERAGPEASAGLGFVMLAEGNVRGALTQLETAADRGYADALIGVGDAHRRLNQREQALSAYERYLERAPNGSRASIARRQADRLRTELGASSAPEPTPTPQPTPEPSEPAPDTTPTTAPDELPGPRGSTAPPPSDVPAIDSEP
- the glk gene encoding glucokinase, with product MTIGTRVLAGDVGGTKTALSLCERHERGWIEVATTTFPSADHAGLEAPARAFLQTVGGAPISAAAFGVAGPVKDHRVYTTNLPWLVDGPSLAVALGAQRVAVINDFEATARGLLELGPEHVAVIQEGVIDPMGPIALLGAGTGLGEATVVRTPAGVRVLPSEGGHTDFAPRDEVEDGLLRFLRRRHPDHVSYERVVSGMGLAAIHAYVVESGLATCHPSTLARLVDEDPGAVIGELGASGSDPACAHAVAMFVSLYGAEAGNLALKTLPTGGLFVAGGIAPKLLGAIRGGAFLSSFLAKGRMRPVLETIRISIVVEPRVGLHGARALAASLVE